Sequence from the Ancalomicrobiaceae bacterium S20 genome:
GACGGTCAGGGCCGCACGGTCGACTTCCGCAACACGCTGATCATCATGACGTCGAACCTCGGCGCCGAATTCCTCGCCAACCAGCCGGACGGCGAGGATGTCGACGCGGTGCGTGAGCCGGTCATGACCGTGGTCCGCGGCCATTTCCGGCCGGAATTCCTCAACCGTCTCGACGAGATCATCCTGTTCCACCGCCTGAAGCGGACCGAGATGGGGGCGATCGTCGAGATCCAGATGAAGCGGCTCGAAAAGCTGCTCGCCGACCGCCAGATCGTGCTCGACCTCGATCCGTCGGCACGTGCCTGGCTCGCCGACAAGGGCTACGACCCGATCTACGGGGCGCGGCCGCTGAAGCGGGTGATCCAGCGCTTCGTGCAGGATCCGCTCGCCGAGAAGATCCTCGGCGGTTCGGTGCACGACGGCGACAAGGTGCTGGTCACCGGCGGCACGGACCGGCTGTTGTTCCAGGTCGCGGGCAAGGCGGCAGCCGCGGCGGCGTGAGGGGCGGGGGCCGTGCCCCCATCCCGGTTGCAGCCAAAATGAAAAGGTGCCAAAGCCGCCTGCGGGCGGCTTTGGCTTGTCGATCGCTGGTTGCACTCATAAGCTGTATATGGACAAGCATGAGCTGTCAGTCGGCGTCCGTTGATGCCAGATGATCATCTGGTCTGGTCGGCGCGGTCGATGGGATGGGACTGTCCATGGCCGGAACGCAAAAGATCGTCGAGATCAGTTATCCCGAAAGCCTTCCGAAGCCGATCAACACGCTGCATGAGCAGATCCTTTTGGCGTGTATCGCGATGCGGCTCGCGGCACAGCTGGGGATAGGCGAACACGAGAGCCCGTTCGATCAGCTCTCCGACGCAGACGAAGTGTCCGACTTGTCCACCGAGCCGGCTGTTCGTGTTCGCGAGATCAACGCGATCCAGCGCACGGTGGAGGCCCTGACGGCGGAAGGGTTCGACGTCGTCTACATCGACAATTTGTCTTACATGCACAACGGGATCGATGTCGTGGCCAAGGATCGGGGTCATGACATCTTCGTACTGGCGGAGGTGAAGGCGACCTCGAAGCCGATCCGGTCCAGCCTTCGAACCTATCTGAGGTCCACCAAGTACAAGGGCCGTCAGCTGACCCGGGCCTGGTGTTGGGCATCGACGATCGAGACTTTTTCGCTCGGCTCGTCCGCCCGAACATTCCTGCGGCTGTTTCGGGCGGTGATCGAGGGCCGGATCGAGCGGCGGCTCTATGTCTGGTCGGCCGAAGACGATGTCGGGCAGCTGCCGGATCGACCGGTTCAGCATCGGATCTGGCGCGAGGCCGATCTCATTGCCCATGCCGAGTTCGACGACACGATCGATCCCCAATGGTCCGACTGGCTTCGAGAAATCGACGATCGTGAACCGGAATCGGTTGCGCTCTGGTCGGATGGACTGGCGCGCTGACAACGCCCGGGCAGGGCACCTCTCCGCGCGCCTCGGCGCATCTTGTGTTGCGGTGCGGCGAAATCTATCGTCGGAGGAACCAATCGGAGCCCGCCCATGTCCGACGCGTCGGCCGACAGTCTTCCGCATATGCCCGATGTTGTCGCCGATCCGCGGCGGCATGGGCTCTGGGACGATCTGTTCGCCGGTGTCACCGGCACCGCACTGGTCGCGCTCGGCTTCCACATGCTGCAACGCGGCGGGCTCGCCATCGGCGGCACCGCCGGGCTCTCGCTCCTAATCCACTACGCGACGCATCTGCCGCTCGGCGTGCTGTTCTTTCTGGTGAACCTGCCTTTCTACGTCTTCTCGTATCTCGCGGTCGGCCGCGCCTTCACGCTGCGTACCTTCGTCGCCGTGACCGTGCTGTCGGGGGAGGCGATGCTGCTGCCGAAGCTCATGTCCTTCGGCACCATCGAACCGATCTTCGCGGCCGGCATGGGCGGACTGCTCGTCGGCGTCGGGCTGCTCGTACTGATGCGACACCGCTCGAGCCTCGGCGGCTTCGGCATTCTCGCGTTCTATCTGCAGGAGACGCGCGGCTGGAGCGCGGGCAAGGTGCAAATGGCGCTCGACTGCGTGGTCGTTGCGCTCGCCTTCTTCGTGCTCGATCCGATCACGATCGCGATCTCGGTGTTCGGCGCGGTGGTGCTCAATCTCGTGCTGGCGCTCAATCACAAGCCGGGCCGCTACGTCGGCTTCTGAGCCACGACCGGCCAGCTTTGGCGTGGCCGGGGATCAGCCGCGCGCCCACTCGACGAGCGGGGCGATACCGACCGCGATCGCGGCCGCGAACAGCGCGTTGTCCTGGCGCGGCGCGAACATGGGCAGATCCTGACGTGCGGCGTCCAGCAGCGTGCGCGGGCCGCTCCGGCGCAGCGTGTCCAGCGCCGGCCCGAGCAGGCGCAGGAACTCCGGCGTGATGCGGTCGAGGATCGGCCGGATTTCGGTCTTCAGGTCCGGGGCGTCGGCGAAGGGACCATGATCGGTGCGCGTCCATTCGGAAAACAGCCCGGCCTGGATCACCTTCGAGGCCTCGATCTGCGCGCGCAGAAACCGCGTCGCGTGTGCCGGGTCGAGACCCTGCGCCGGGGCGTCGGCCGCGACCTTGTCGATGAGCGCCTTTTCGCGCTCGAGATCCTCGATCGATCCCTTGGTGTTCCATTTCGACTTGGCGACGCCCGGCGCGACGTCGAGGCGCTGGCGGATCACCACGACCAGCGGCGCCGCGGCGTCGAGCGGCGTGACGGCGACGGCGGGGCCGGCAAGCGCAAAAGTCGCGGCGAAAGCGAGCAAGCCGCGGCGATCAATGGAGTGAGCGGCCATGCGTCCTGTCTCCTGAAGGGTCGTTTGCCGGCTCAGTTCGCGCCGGCGACCTTCGACGGCGTGGTCGACTTCGAGATCAGCGCGTCGATGCGTTCGCGCTCCTTGCGGAAGTCCGCCAGCATCGTGCCGCCGAGCTCCTTGCCGCGCGGCAGTTTCACGCGGAGCGGATCGACATAGGCCTGATTGATCAGCACCTCGTAGTGCAGATGCGGCCCGGTCGACATGCCGGTCGAGCCGACGTAGCCGATCACCTGGCCCTGGCGGACCTTGACGCCCGGCGCGATGCCCTTGGCGAAGCCTGACAAGTGGCCGTAGCCGGTCTCGTAGCCGTTGTTGTGCTGCAGGCGGACGTACCGGCCGTAGCCGCCCTTCCAGCCGGCGCTCTCGACCGTGCCGTTGCCGGACGCCAGCACAGGCGTGCCGTGCGGATAGGCCCAGTCGACGCCGGTGTGCATGCGATAGTAGCCGAGGATCGGGTGGCGGCGGCCGCCGAAGCCGGAGCGCAGGATGCCGCCGTCCATCGGCTTGCGGACCAGGAACTTCTTCGCGCTTCTGCCGGCCTCGTCGTAATAGTCGACCGTGCCGTCGTCCGGCGAGCGATAGCGATAGTAGCGCTTGAACTGACCCTTCACGTTGACGCCGGCGTAGAGGATCTCCTGCGGCGCGTTCGGGTCGTTGTCGTCGCCCATCGAGTAAAAGACCTCGAAGCTGTCGCCCTGCTTGACGCGCTGGTTGAAATCGAGGTCGTAGGAGTAGATCTGCACCAGATCGCGGATCAGCCGGGTCGGAACCTGGTTGTCGAGCGCGGTCTGATAGAGGCTGTAGTAGAGCGTCGGCGTATCGCCGTCGTTGGTCTCGTCGTCGTCCTCGGCGGCGACCGCATCGTTGATGCCCGGCTCCTCGGCGCCGACGAAGCTGCCGATGTCGTCGAGCGCGACGGTGCCGATGTGGGTGGTCTGGTTGTAGATCGAGATACGCACCGGTTTCGGCTTGCCGGTGTCGTCGATCTTGGCGAGACCGATGCGCACCCGCATCCCCGGCTCGACCTGCTTCAGGTCGAAGCTCTTCTGAAGCGCGCGGGTGATCTCGCCGATCATCTTGTCGTCGGCGGCGTTGTCGCGCAGGATCGATCGCAGGCTGTCGCGCTGGTCGACCGTGACGATCTTCTCGTCGAGACCGAGCTGTTGCTGCTGGCCTGCCTTCTCCGCGTCGGACTTGGCGTAGAACGAGACGTTCTCCGGCACGATCCGGAGCGCCATGATCGAGTTGAGGCCCGGCTGGCCGAGCTTGAACTCGTAGCGGCCGTCCTGCGAGACCGGCAGGGCGGCGATCTGCACGCTGCCGTCGGACAGGAAACGCGCCTGATCACGCACGATGCGCTCGACCTCGCCCGATCCCATGGCGATATCGGTATCGAACTGGGCCGTATCCTGCGGCAGGTCGCGCGTGCGAAGCGCGACCTCGCCCTCGACCATCGCGTCGTAGAAGGCCGGGTTCTTGGCGGTCGACACGCGGCGCCCCGGCAGAATGTCGGTATCCGCGAAGACCTTGAGCGGATTGAAGGGCGGGATGTTCGCCTGCGTGTCGGTCTTCTTCAGCGACAGCGACGCGTTCACGCGCACGAACGGGCGCACGCGTACCATGTCCTTGTCGCCGATGCGGGTCATGGTCGACAGGTTCAGCACCTGACGGGTCGCGAACTGCTCGTTGGCCATGCGCAGGCGGTCGGCCTTGGCGAGGACGCCGTTCGGGCCGGCGACGCGCGCGATCGGCTCGATCGGCTTGCCGGTCGGTCCGATGAATTCGGCCGGGGTCGCCGCCAGCGTGTGCCGGCCGTCGAGCGCGACGAACAGCGCGCCGCCCATCAGGAAGGCGCTGGTCAGTCCGGTCAGAACCGTGCCGGCGAGCCAGCGCAACGACAGCGCGCGGCGATCGAACACCGCTGCGCCGCCATCGATGAGGAGCGGGGGCTCGTCGCCGAGGTCGATCGTGTCGTCGGGAGCGGGCCGGTGGCCGATATGCATGTGTCCTGAATTTCGGTTCGTCACGTGGCCTGTCGCCACCGTTACGGCGTGAACGAAAGACGCGGCTCCGACGCGACAGTCAACGTCGAAATTGCACGTTCGCTCGATGATCGTCAATGTGAGGGCGGTCACGAGGCGCGGGGTCCGAATCCGGCGCGCGCAGCCTCGAAACAGGGTCCTGTCTTCGTCCAGGATTGCGGCGGAAGCGAGAAGGGGAGCGCCGGTCGTAGGCTGTCGGCACGCGCGGGCTTCATTACGGGAGCTGCCGGGCGCATCGGATGTCAATTCTCCGCGTTCGCCAGCCAAGAGGGCGATGGACGGACGGGGGCGGGACGTGGTCGGCCTGCGATCGTTCGCAAAGCATGGCCGCGGTCGGACCGGGCGTGCCGCGTGGCCGATCCGGCGCCCGCTCGGGCAGTCGAATTGACATATGACGGTTTGGTTCCTTTGCCGGCGCCAAAAAATGCAGGGCCAAATTCGCTCGATTCCGCCATTCCTGCCGGCACTTCTGCAAATTCTCGAACTTTTTTCAAAACCGCTGTTGACACCGCAAAGGGCCTTCGCCTATAAGCCGCTCACCAACGAGGACGGCGGCGCTGCTGGACGGCGCCGGTTGAACTGTCTCTCGGCTTTCCTCTTCTAAAGTGGAAGCGATCGGCCCTGTGAAGGCGGGGACGGTTTTGTGTTCGCTGAATTTTGGTGGTTTGTGCTGCCGGGGTTGAGCGGGGCGAGGTTCGGGATACGGGCTTCGGGTTCTTTGACAACTGAATAAGAAGAAAGAGAAACGTGGACGGCGGAGTCCTTGCGAAGGATGGTCGAGGTTTTCGGATCGCGACTGTCTTTGGATGAGAGACTTCGGCGGTACACGTTTTAGGATCTGATGATCCGCCCTCTGGTTTTACTGTCGTGAGACGGTTAGATCGGGATGAAGGGCGTAGATTGTCGGACCCTCGTCAAACGTGCGACCATGAATGCCGAGATCAAAAGTTCTCAAAATCCAACCTGAGAGTTTGATCCTGGCTCAGAACGAACGCTGGCGGCAGGCTTAACACATGCAAGTCGAGCGCGTAGCAATACGAGCGGCAGACGGGTGAGTAACGCGTGGGAAACTACCCCTTGGTACGGAATAACACAGAGAAATTTGTGCTAATACCGTATGTGTCCTTCGGGAGAAAGATTTATCGCCAAGGGATGTGCCCGCGTAGGATTAGCTAGTTGGTAGGGTAATGGCCTACCAAGGCGACGATCCTTAGCTGGTCTGAGAGGATGATCAGCCACACTGGGACTGAGACACGGCCCAGACTCCTACGGGAGGCAGCAGTGGGGAATATTGGACAATGGGCGCAAGCCTGATCCAGCCATGCCGCGTGAGTGATGACGGCCTTAGGGTTGTAAAGCTCTTTCGCCCGCGAGGATAATGACGGTAGCGGGATAAGAAGCCCCGGCTAACTTCGTGCCAGCAGCCGCGGTAATACGAAGGGGGCTAGCGTTGTTCGGAATCACTGGGCGTAAAGCGCACGTAGGCGGATATGTAAGTCAGAGGTGAAAGCCTGGAGCTCAACTTCAGAACTGCCTTTGATACTGCATATCTTGAGTCCGGGAGAGGTGAGTGGAACTGCTAGTGTAGAGGTGAAATTCGTAGATATTAGCAAGAACACCAGTGGCGAAGGCGGCTCACTGGCCCGGTACTGACGCTGAGGTGCGAAAGCGTGGGGAGCAAACAGGATTAGATACCCTGGTAGTCCACGCCGTAAACGATGGAAGCCAGCCGTTGGCCAGCATGCTGGTCGGTGGCGCAGCTAACGCATTAAGCTTCCCGCCTGGGGAGTACGGTCGCAAGATTAAAACTCAAAGGAATTGACGGGGGCCCGCACAAGCGGTGGAGCATGTGGTTTAATTCGAAGCAACGCGCAGAACCTTACCAGCTCTTGACATCCCAAGACCGCCAGAGAGATCTGGTTTTCCCTTCGGGGACTTGGAGACAGGTGCTGCATGGCTGTCGTCAGCTCGTGTCGTGAGATGTTGGGTTAAGTCCCGCAACGAGCGCAACCCTCGCCCCTAGTTGCCAGCATTCAGTTGGGCACTCTAGGGGGACTGCCGGTGATAAGCCGAGAGGAAGGTGGGGATGACGTCAAGTCCTCATGGCCCTTACGGGCTGGGCTACACACGTGCTACAATGGCGGTGACAGTGGGCAGCAACTTCGCGAGGAGTAGCCAATCCCAAAAAGCCGTCTCAGTTCGGATTGCACTCTGCAACTCGAGTGCATGAAGTCGGAATCGCTAGTAATCGCGCAACAGCATGGCGCGGTGAATACGTTCCCGGGCCTTGTACACACCGCCCGTCACACCATGGGAGTTGGGTTTACCCGAAGGCAGTGCGCTAACCGCAAGGGGGGCAGCTGACCACGGTAGGCTCAGCGACTGGGGTGAAGTCGTAACAAGGTAGCCGTAGGGGAACCTGCGGCTGGATCACCTCCTTTCTAAGGAAGATCGTTTTCGGTGCCTGGTGCCCGTTTTGATCTGGTTCGCCAGAAATGAACGCCCACTGGACCATTGATCCCGATCGCTTAGAACACCGACGCTTTCAGAAAGCTCACGACGCTTTCTGGATTGACGTCACCAAGCGCGGGACGCCGCCGTCTTCGTTTCTCTTTCTTCTCGGACGAGTTCTCGTGTCCGGCTTTGCAGTGTCTTCGTCACGAAGGCTTCGCGGGTTCGCCGGTATGTGGAAACACATCATCGGTTGGGGCCTGTAGCTCAGCTGGTTAGAGCGCGCGCTTGATAAGCGTGAGGTCGAAAGTTCAAATCTTTCCAGGCCCACCAATCTTCTACTGATCCTCGATACGGGGCTATAGCTCAGTTGGGAGAGCGCGTGCTTTGCAAGCATGAGGTCGTCGGTTCGATCCCGTCTAGCTCCACCAAATCCTTGGAATGGTGCTGATCGGTTGATCGTCGGCACCCGAGGTGGCATCGGCCATCCTCGGGCAAGCAAACAACTCGTCTGGAAGAAAACCAGTTTGGCTGGTCCGAGGCAGGGATGCTTCGGATGCGGCCTGTCCGTCTTGACATCGTGAAGAGAAGGTTCATCCGGAAGCCGGATGACAGGGCAACCTGTCAGAGGCTGGCCGGTCGCATGCTTTAGCCGAGCAAGCGACCGCTGCCGGATCGAGAGCGGGGATAGGCGCGCGATGCGTCGGTTCCCGGGATCGGTTCGGAATGGATACTGGTCCTGCGAGAGATTGCGGGATCTTCGGGTGAGCTTCGTGTGTGTAAGAGGTCTTTCTAAAAGCAGAAAGATAGAATGTTCATCGAAAACCGAGAGGTTTGCGATGGATATCGAAAATGAGAGCGATCAAGTGCCATAAGGGTATTCGGTGGATGCCTAGGCGCTGAGAGGCGATGAAGGACGTGGTACGCTGCGATAAGCCTTGGGGAGCTGCGAACAAGCTTTGATCCGAGGATTTCCGAATGGGGCAACCCGGCCGCAAGGTCACCCAGCAATGGGAGCTAACCCGGAGAACTGAAACATCTCAGTACCCGGAGGAAAGGACATCAACAGAGACTCCGCTAGTAGTGGCGAGCGAACGCGGACCAGGCCAGTGCCTTTTATTCACTAATCCGAACCGTCTGGAAAGTCGGGCCATAGCGGGTGACAGCCCCGTAGGAGTGTTGTGAATAAAGGGACATGAGTAGGGCGGGGCACGTGAAACCCTGTCCGAACATGGGGGGACCACCCTCCAAGCCTAAGTACTCCTCAGCGACCGATAGCGAACAAGTACCGTGAGGGAAAGGTGAAAAGCACCCCGACAAGGGGAGTGAAACAGATCCTGAAACCGGATACCTACAAACAGTCGGAGCCCAAGGTTCGTCCTGGGTGACGGCGTACCTTTTGTATAATGGGTCAGCGAGTTGGTTTGACGAGCAAGCTTAAGCCGTAAGGTGTAGGCGCAGCGAAAGCGAGTCTGAACAGGGCGTTCAGTTCGTCGGACCAGACCCGAAACCGAGTGATCTAGCCATGGCCAGGCTGAAGGTGCGGTAACACGCACTGGAGGGCCGAACCGGTGCCTGTTGAAAAAGTCTCGGATGAGCTGTGGCTAGGGGTGAAAGGCCAACCAAACTCGGAAATAGCTGGTTCTCCGCGAAAGCTATTTAGGTAGCGCCTCGGGCGAATACCGCGGGGGGGTAGAGCACTGGATGGGCTAGGGGGTCTTACCGATCTACCAAACCTAACCAAACTCCGAATACCCGCGAGTACTACCCGGGAGACACACGGCGGGTGCTAACGTCCGTCGTGGAGAGGGAGAAAAAACCCTGATCACCAGCTAAGGCCCCTAAATCGTGGCTAAGTGGGAAAGGATGTGGGGATCCCAAAACAACCAGGATGTTGGCTTAGAAGCAGCCATCATTTAAAGAAAGCGTAACAGCTCACTGGTCTAGACAAGGGTTCCTGCGCCGAAAATGTAACGGGGCTCAAGCCACGTGCCGAAGCTGTGGGCTCGAAAGAGCGGTAGCGGAGCGTTCCCTAAGCTGATGAAGCGGTAGTCGCGAGACGCCGTGGAGGTATGGGAAGTGCGAATGCTGACATGAGTAACGATAAAGAGTGTGAGAGACACTCTCGCCGAAAGTCCAAGGGTTCCTGCGTAAAGTTAATCTGCGCAGGGTTAGCCGGCCCCTAAGGCGAGGCCGAAAGGCGTAGTCGATGGGAACCTCGTGAACAATCGAGGGCCTGGGAGTAGTGACGAATTCCGTGTGTTGTTCGATCTTATCGGATTGATCGGGCAGCGAAGGAGTTCCAGGAAACAGCCTCCCGTATAGACCGTACCCGAAACCGACACAGGTGGACTGGTAGAGCATACCAAGGCGCTTGAGAGAACTCTGCTGAAGGAACTCGGCAAATTGCCTCCGTAACTTCGGGATAAGGAGGCCCTGGGCTTGCGCAAGCAGGTTCAGGGGGCACAAGCCAGGGGGTGGCGACTGTTTACCTAAAACACAGGGCTCTGCGAAGCCGCAAGGCGACGTATAGGGTCTGACGCCTGCCCGGTGCCGGAAGGTTAAGAGGAGAGGTGCAAGCTTTGAATCGAAGCCCCGGTAAACGGCGGCCGTAACTATAACGGTCCTAAGGTAGCGAAATTCCTTGTCGGGTAAGTTCCGACCTGCACGAATGGCGTAACGACTTCCCCGCTGTCTCCAGCAGAGACTCAGTGAAATTGAATTCCCCGTGAAGATGCGGGGTTCCTGCGGTTAGACGGAAAGACCCCGTGCACCTTTACTGCAACTTTGCGCTGGCATTCGTGTCGGCATGTGTAGGATAGGTGGTAGGCATTGAAGCATGGGCGCCAGCTCGTGTGGAGCCATCCTTGAAATACCACCCTTATCGTCATGACTGTCTAACTGCGGCCCCACAGGGTCCAGGACAGCGCATGGTGGGCAGTTTGACTGGGGCGGTCGCCTCCCAAAGAGTAACGGAGGCGCGCGATGGTGGGCTCAGAGCGGTCGGAAATCGCTCGTTGAGTGCAATGGCATAAGCCTGCCTGACTGCGAGACTGACAAGTCGAGCAGAGACGAAAGTCGGCCATAGTGATCCGGTGGTCCCACGTGGACGGGCCATCGCTCAACGGATAAAAGGTACGCCGGGGATAACAGGCTGATCTTCCCAAGAGTCCATATCGACGGGAAGGTTTGGCACCTCGATGTCGACTCATCACATCCTGGGGCTGGAGCAGGTCCCAAGGGTTCGGCTGTTCGCCGATTAAAGTGGTACGTGAGTTGGGTTCAGAACGTCGTGAGACAGTTCGGTCCCTATCTGCCGTGGGTGTTCGAGACTTGAGACGATCTGTCCTTAGTACGAGAGGACCGGGATGGACGCACCACTGGTGGACCTGTTGTCGTGCCAACGGCAGTGCAGGGTAGCTATGTGCGGACGGGATAACCGCTGAAGGCATCTAAGCGGGAAACCCACGTCAAAACAAGGTCTCGCAAAACAGAGCCGTGGAAGACGACCACGTCGATAGGCCAGATGTGTAAGCGCAGTAATGCGTTGAGCTGACTGGTACTAATAGCTCGATCGGCTTGATCGCTCTCATTTGTCGATATCCATCGAATGATCCTTCCAAGCGAAGGATCGACATTCATCCCTGCACGCGGCGGTGACAAAACACTGCCGAAGACCTCTTCACCCTTGCGTTCCGCCGGCCTGGTGGTTCTAGCGGGGGGCCTGTACCCGATCCCATTCCGAACTCGGCCGTAAAACCCCCCAGCGCCAATGGTACTTCGTCTCAAGACGCGGGAGAGTAGGTCGCTGCCAGGCCTGCAGAGCGCAAGTCAATCACACACGAACCCGCAAGGCGCGGCCCCCGGTCCTCCGGACGGCGCCCGCCGCGCGAAACCTTCTCGATCCGACGGACGATCCTCTCCAACGCCCTCGCACTTCTTCCCGAAGTCCGAGGGCGTCGTTGCTTGGTCGACCCGATCCCGTGGCCCCCACGTCCCGACCGGACAAGGACCCATATAATCGGACACAAGCACGAAAAACACCTCACGCGGGGTGGAGCAGCCCGGTAGCTCGTCAGGCTCATAACCTGAAGGTCGTCAGTTCAAATCTGGCCCCCGCAACCAAACAAAACACACACCAAAGCCCGCCAGGTCAAAAAACCGGCGGGCTTCGTCGTTTAAGGCACGACAGGTAGACCATGTCGTGTCGAAGCGCGTAGCGCGAATGGTCCGGCGGCGACTTCGCACTCAGGCGCGGTCCGGCATGCAGACACCGCGCCGGAGGCGCGCTCGCCGGTGCGACGTGCGCCTTGGCCCGGCGTGCTCGAATCGGTCGGATCAGCGTCTGCGCCGAGGCCTTCACGACCCTCTGTTCCCCAGGCTCCGCCCGCGCTCTGGACTCGATCGTGAGAATGCGGTCGGATGCGCCGGGGAGGAGATGCATGACCGTCGCACACCAGCCTTGGCTCGTGGCGTTGTCGCTGCTCATGGCATTCCAGGGCAGTTACGTCGGCCTGCATCTCGCGCGGCAGATCGGCGAGGCGACGGGGTTGCGCCATCGCCGCCTGATCGCCTCCTCGGCGCTCTCGCTCGCTCTGGCGATCTGGACAATGCATTTCATCGGGATGCTGGCGGTCGATCTGCCGGTGGCGGCCGACTTTCTCGTGCTGCCGACGCTGCTGTCCTTCCTGATCTGCGTTCTCGTCGTGGGCGTCGCCGTCTTCATCGTCAGCCCGGAATGGGTGTCCGGGCGCCGCCTCGTGGCGGCGGCGCTGTTCATGGGCGGCGGCATCGTCGTGATGCACCATCTGGGCATGCTGGCGCTGCAGAAGGGGTTTCATCTCGGCCATGATCCGTTTGCGACCGGCGTGAGTGCCCTCATCGGCGTCGCTGCCTCCGGCATGGCGCTCTGGCTCGGCTTCGGCGATCGGGCGCCGCGTTCCTTACCGGGCTCGGCCGCGCTCCTGGCGCTCGGCATCTCGGCAATGCATTACACCGCGATGAGCGGCACCAGCCTGCATCCGCATGCGGTCGAAGCGGTCGGCACCCAGCCGGCTCTATCGCCGGGGCTTCTGGCCGTGGTGGTGTCGGTGGTGGCCTTTTTCGTCTCGGGGCTGTTCCTGCTGACCCTGGTCCCGATCCGCCCCGCCCCCGAGGTCGCCGTTCTGTCGCGGGCTGCGCCGGGCGGCCTCGAAGCGGCCCCTCCGAGGCGGGAGACCCGCGCCCGGCGGGCGCGATCGCCGAGGGTGCCGTCCCCGCGACCTCGGCCACGCCCGGTCCATCGGCTGCTGCGGCCTATCCGAAGGTTCTGCCGGTCGAGCGCGAAGGTCTCAAGCGCAGTCTCGACGTCCTGCGTATCGTGGCCGTGCAGGCGCAAGCGCATTACACGCAGCTGTTCGACGGTGAAGAGACCTGGTTTTGCCCTCTGACGATTTCGGAGGTCGAGGCTCGGCTCGATCCGGCCGAGTTCAGCCGCATCCACCGCAGTCACATCGTCCGCCTGGACAAGATCGCCACGTTGAAGCGGTCGGGGGACGCCGGCGAAGTCCTGTTGTCGACGCGGGTGCCCTACAAGGTTCCGGTCGCGCGTTCGCGCAATCGTTGGCTCAAGGCGCAATTGCAGGGGCGTTTGA
This genomic interval carries:
- a CDS encoding MHYT domain-containing protein; its protein translation is MTVAHQPWLVALSLLMAFQGSYVGLHLARQIGEATGLRHRRLIASSALSLALAIWTMHFIGMLAVDLPVAADFLVLPTLLSFLICVLVVGVAVFIVSPEWVSGRRLVAAALFMGGGIVVMHHLGMLALQKGFHLGHDPFATGVSALIGVAASGMALWLGFGDRAPRSLPGSAALLALGISAMHYTAMSGTSLHPHAVEAVGTQPALSPGLLAVVVSVVAFFVSGLFLLTLVPIRPAPEVAVLSRAAPGGLEAAPPRRETRARRARSPRVPSPRPRPRPVHRLLRPIRRFCRSSAKVSSAVSTSCVSWPCRRKRITRSCSTVKRPGFAL
- the aroQ gene encoding gamma subclass chorismate mutase AroQ — encoded protein: MAAHSIDRRGLLAFAATFALAGPAVAVTPLDAAAPLVVVIRQRLDVAPGVAKSKWNTKGSIEDLEREKALIDKVAADAPAQGLDPAHATRFLRAQIEASKVIQAGLFSEWTRTDHGPFADAPDLKTEIRPILDRITPEFLRLLGPALDTLRRSGPRTLLDAARQDLPMFAPRQDNALFAAAIAVGIAPLVEWARG
- a CDS encoding LytTR family DNA-binding domain-containing protein → MAVQAQAHYTQLFDGEETWFCPLTISEVEARLDPAEFSRIHRSHIVRLDKIATLKRSGDAGEVLLSTRVPYKVPVARSRNRWLKAQLQGRLIVTS
- a CDS encoding YitT family protein encodes the protein MSDASADSLPHMPDVVADPRRHGLWDDLFAGVTGTALVALGFHMLQRGGLAIGGTAGLSLLIHYATHLPLGVLFFLVNLPFYVFSYLAVGRAFTLRTFVAVTVLSGEAMLLPKLMSFGTIEPIFAAGMGGLLVGVGLLVLMRHRSSLGGFGILAFYLQETRGWSAGKVQMALDCVVVALAFFVLDPITIAISVFGAVVLNLVLALNHKPGRYVGF
- a CDS encoding M23 family metallopeptidase translates to MHIGHRPAPDDTIDLGDEPPLLIDGGAAVFDRRALSLRWLAGTVLTGLTSAFLMGGALFVALDGRHTLAATPAEFIGPTGKPIEPIARVAGPNGVLAKADRLRMANEQFATRQVLNLSTMTRIGDKDMVRVRPFVRVNASLSLKKTDTQANIPPFNPLKVFADTDILPGRRVSTAKNPAFYDAMVEGEVALRTRDLPQDTAQFDTDIAMGSGEVERIVRDQARFLSDGSVQIAALPVSQDGRYEFKLGQPGLNSIMALRIVPENVSFYAKSDAEKAGQQQQLGLDEKIVTVDQRDSLRSILRDNAADDKMIGEITRALQKSFDLKQVEPGMRVRIGLAKIDDTGKPKPVRISIYNQTTHIGTVALDDIGSFVGAEEPGINDAVAAEDDDETNDGDTPTLYYSLYQTALDNQVPTRLIRDLVQIYSYDLDFNQRVKQGDSFEVFYSMGDDNDPNAPQEILYAGVNVKGQFKRYYRYRSPDDGTVDYYDEAGRSAKKFLVRKPMDGGILRSGFGGRRHPILGYYRMHTGVDWAYPHGTPVLASGNGTVESAGWKGGYGRYVRLQHNNGYETGYGHLSGFAKGIAPGVKVRQGQVIGYVGSTGMSTGPHLHYEVLINQAYVDPLRVKLPRGKELGGTMLADFRKERERIDALISKSTTPSKVAGAN